Proteins from a genomic interval of Orbaceae bacterium lpD02:
- a CDS encoding alpha/beta fold hydrolase, translating into MKLNYKISSNGQPIIFLHGLFGNLDNLAILAREFAPYYQTIQIDLRNHGLSPWADDMDYQLMAHDVLALINQLGLKDIILVGHSMGGKVAMQLAKEAENLIAQVIILDIAPVTYYDDSHSKVFKAINAGLAVQAHDKAALNSIMSQYLNEATVQFLLKSYKSNKWLFNFKAIEQHYTDIRSWKEITPYRQPVLFIKGAQSDYIIEGYYSDILMQFPYAKIEGIEGAGHNVHFDKPKQVITLIKNWLT; encoded by the coding sequence ATGAAACTTAATTATAAAATCAGTAGCAATGGCCAACCTATTATTTTCTTGCATGGCTTATTTGGTAACCTGGATAATTTAGCTATTTTAGCTAGGGAATTTGCCCCTTATTACCAAACTATACAAATTGATTTACGCAATCATGGTCTCTCCCCATGGGCAGATGACATGGACTATCAATTGATGGCACATGATGTTTTAGCGCTGATTAACCAACTAGGGTTAAAGGATATTATTTTAGTCGGTCACTCCATGGGTGGGAAAGTCGCTATGCAGCTGGCTAAAGAGGCAGAAAATTTGATTGCTCAGGTAATTATTTTAGATATAGCCCCGGTCACTTATTATGATGATTCTCATTCTAAAGTATTTAAAGCCATTAATGCAGGCCTTGCCGTTCAAGCTCATGATAAAGCAGCGCTTAATAGTATTATGAGCCAATACTTAAATGAGGCGACGGTTCAATTTTTACTAAAATCATATAAATCGAATAAGTGGTTATTTAATTTTAAGGCAATTGAGCAGCATTATACCGATATCCGCAGTTGGAAGGAAATTACGCCTTACCGCCAACCCGTATTATTTATTAAAGGAGCACAATCAGATTATATTATTGAGGGATATTATAGTGATATTTTAATGCAATTTCCTTATGCGAAAATTGAGGGAATTGAAGGGGCTGGCCACAATGTTCATTTTGATAAACCAAAGCAAGTGATTACTTTGATCAAGAACTGGCTTACATAA
- a CDS encoding exoribonuclease II, translated as MLQDNPLLAQLKQQFHAQIPRAEGIVKSHEKGYGFLETDNKKSYFISATKMKKVIDGDKVSGILVQNGDKTAFEPETLLEPALNVFLGQVHFNNGVIGVIPEHVTKLLIKCKVGNDIQQSLQEGDWVKVQLISHPLKDNDDFFAEIIQFITKDESVDLMWLLALARYNLDFCAPVGINPPQLQEDKNLTRLDLTNRYFFTVDNKDTRDMDDALSIIKNEQGNYKVTIAIADPSSYINENSELDNIAYQRSFSTYLSGFTVPMLPTSLANELCSLEENQQRSALVCEVVVTSDGDIIYDSVQFHLAWVVSKAKLTYDDVSNFIDNNIPLATDNDRLLEQLTWLAELATIRTNWRNKNALLFKNNHEYRFVFDCDKQLIAINKEVKQTAHKMIEEAMIIANQVFTHQVKTQLGFGIFNIHLGFDSKYIDSALKLLRENQIDGFDKEKLSSFDGYRDLRHIVENNEFLEYRLRRFQASTDFSIEPDAHFALGFDAYATWTSPIRKYGDLFNHRLIKAILAKTTHSRPDKALLSIMNERRKAVRLAEREVNSKLYCQFLAEKIGQQFEAQIINLNRGGIKARLIDNGAIVFVPASLVHSVRNELELLPEDGKIKIKGELKYQLLDTISVTINEIKPESLTVIAKLTGQSK; from the coding sequence ATGCTACAAGATAACCCATTACTTGCCCAACTTAAGCAACAATTTCATGCTCAAATACCCCGTGCTGAAGGGATCGTAAAATCGCATGAAAAAGGCTATGGTTTTTTAGAGACAGATAATAAAAAAAGCTATTTTATTTCTGCCACTAAAATGAAAAAAGTCATTGATGGTGATAAAGTCTCCGGTATTTTAGTACAAAATGGTGATAAAACTGCTTTTGAACCAGAAACATTACTTGAACCAGCACTAAATGTTTTTTTGGGGCAGGTGCATTTTAATAATGGAGTAATAGGTGTTATTCCTGAACATGTAACCAAATTATTAATCAAGTGCAAAGTCGGCAATGATATTCAACAATCCCTTCAAGAGGGTGATTGGGTAAAAGTACAATTAATTTCTCATCCGCTTAAGGATAACGACGATTTTTTTGCTGAGATTATACAATTTATTACTAAAGATGAGTCTGTAGATCTTATGTGGCTTTTAGCGCTTGCCCGATATAATCTAGATTTCTGTGCACCTGTCGGTATCAACCCTCCCCAATTACAAGAAGATAAAAATTTAACGAGACTCGATTTAACAAATCGCTATTTTTTTACCGTCGATAATAAAGATACACGCGATATGGATGATGCCTTGTCAATAATAAAAAATGAACAAGGTAATTACAAAGTAACTATTGCTATTGCTGATCCAAGTAGCTATATCAATGAAAATAGTGAATTAGATAATATCGCTTATCAGCGTAGTTTTTCAACTTATTTATCAGGTTTCACCGTACCAATGTTGCCTACATCATTAGCCAATGAGCTCTGTTCACTCGAGGAAAACCAGCAGCGTTCTGCATTAGTTTGTGAGGTTGTTGTAACATCAGATGGTGACATTATTTATGATTCCGTGCAATTTCACTTAGCATGGGTAGTATCGAAAGCGAAGCTAACTTATGACGATGTATCTAATTTTATCGACAACAACATACCTTTAGCCACTGATAATGATAGACTGTTAGAGCAGCTAACATGGCTCGCTGAACTTGCAACTATCCGAACTAATTGGCGTAATAAAAATGCCTTATTATTTAAGAATAATCATGAATATCGTTTTGTTTTTGATTGCGACAAACAATTAATCGCAATTAATAAAGAGGTCAAACAGACCGCACATAAGATGATTGAGGAGGCCATGATTATTGCTAATCAAGTTTTTACACATCAAGTAAAGACACAGTTAGGATTCGGAATATTTAATATTCATTTGGGTTTTGATAGTAAGTATATTGATTCAGCACTTAAGTTATTGAGAGAAAACCAAATTGATGGATTCGATAAAGAGAAATTGTCTTCTTTTGATGGCTATAGGGATCTACGCCATATTGTTGAAAATAATGAGTTTCTTGAGTACCGATTAAGACGTTTTCAAGCTTCGACTGATTTTTCAATTGAGCCAGATGCTCATTTTGCTTTAGGATTTGATGCTTATGCAACTTGGACATCCCCTATTCGAAAATATGGAGATTTATTTAACCATCGCTTAATTAAAGCAATATTGGCAAAAACCACTCATAGTCGACCTGATAAAGCGCTTTTATCAATAATGAATGAACGGCGTAAAGCAGTTCGACTAGCTGAACGAGAGGTTAATAGTAAACTATATTGTCAATTTTTAGCTGAAAAAATTGGTCAGCAGTTCGAAGCTCAAATTATTAACCTTAACCGTGGTGGAATAAAAGCTCGTTTAATTGATAATGGTGCGATCGTATTTGTCCCAGCATCATTGGTTCATTCAGTTCGCAATGAATTAGAGCTCTTACCTGAAGATGGGAAGATAAAAATTAAAGGTGAGCTAAAATATCAGTTACTTGACACCATATCGGTAACAATTAATGAAATAAAGCCAGAATCATTGACTGTTATAGCCAAATTGACAGGACAATCAAAATAA
- a CDS encoding glutathione binding-like protein, translating into MAVAVNKRSVMTLFCDTTDIYGHQIRFVLAEKGVTAEIEFVQANNLPQELLDLNPYGSIPTLIDRDLTLYEPHIALEYLDERFPHPPLMPVYPIARANSRLAMYRMRKEWYSAYHIIMDAPKSEEAKEARKTLQDDLTAISIMFKEKPFFMSDDFTLCDCYFAPLLWRLPLLDITLPKSAEKHYLGYMSRIFERPGFLELLTDDEKKMRV; encoded by the coding sequence ATGGCAGTTGCCGTTAATAAACGTTCTGTAATGACTTTATTTTGTGACACAACAGATATCTATGGTCATCAGATTCGTTTTGTTTTAGCTGAAAAAGGTGTGACCGCCGAGATCGAATTTGTTCAGGCAAATAATTTACCACAAGAGCTATTAGATCTTAATCCTTATGGTTCAATTCCGACGCTTATTGATCGTGATCTAACCTTATATGAACCGCATATTGCTTTAGAGTATCTTGATGAGCGTTTTCCTCATCCTCCTCTGATGCCAGTCTATCCGATAGCTAGAGCTAATTCGCGTTTAGCAATGTATCGTATGCGTAAGGAGTGGTATAGCGCATATCACATTATCATGGATGCCCCTAAGTCTGAAGAGGCTAAAGAAGCAAGAAAAACTCTACAAGATGATTTAACCGCTATCTCAATTATGTTTAAGGAAAAGCCATTTTTTATGAGCGATGATTTTACATTATGTGATTGCTATTTTGCTCCGTTATTATGGCGCTTACCGCTTCTTGATATTACGTTACCAAAGAGTGCAGAAAAGCATTACTTGGGTTATATGAGTCGTATTTTTGAACGGCCTGGTTTTTTAGAATTATTAACCGATGACGAAAAAAAAATGAGAGTATAG
- the eno gene encoding phosphopyruvate hydratase — MAKIVKVHGREVIDSRGNPTVEAEVHLEGGFVGLAIVPSGASTGSREALELRDGDKSRFLGKGVLKAVANVNGPIAESLIGKDALDQAAIDQIMLDLDGTDFKSNLGANSILAVSLANAKAAAAAKGVPLFAHIADLNGTPGKYSMPLPMMNIINGGEHADNNIDLQEFMIQPVGAKSVREAIRIGSEVFHNLAKVLHEKGMNTAVGDEGGFAPNLASNADALACIKEAVEKAGYVLGQDITLAMDCAASEFYNKETGKYVLKGEGDKEFTSEEFTHYLESLTANYPIVSIEDGLDESDWDGWAYQTKALGHKIQLVGDDLFVTNTKIFKEGIEKGIANSILVKVNQIGTLTESIAAVKMAKDAGYTAVISHRSGESEDSTIADLAVGLAAGQIKTGSMSRSDRIAKYNQLIRIEEALGNKAPFHGLKEVKGQ; from the coding sequence ATGGCAAAGATCGTTAAAGTTCATGGTCGTGAAGTTATCGATTCACGTGGTAACCCGACAGTTGAAGCAGAAGTTCATTTGGAAGGTGGTTTTGTTGGTCTTGCAATCGTTCCATCTGGTGCATCAACAGGGTCTCGTGAAGCATTAGAGCTTCGCGATGGCGATAAATCTCGTTTCTTAGGTAAAGGTGTCTTAAAAGCTGTCGCGAATGTTAATGGTCCAATCGCTGAGTCATTAATTGGTAAAGATGCGTTAGATCAAGCCGCTATTGACCAAATTATGCTGGATTTAGATGGTACTGATTTTAAATCAAATCTTGGTGCTAACTCAATTCTTGCCGTATCGCTAGCGAATGCTAAAGCCGCAGCAGCAGCAAAAGGTGTTCCTTTATTTGCGCATATTGCTGATTTAAATGGTACTCCTGGTAAATATTCAATGCCGCTACCAATGATGAACATCATCAACGGTGGTGAACATGCGGATAATAATATCGATTTACAAGAGTTTATGATTCAGCCTGTTGGTGCAAAAAGTGTACGTGAAGCAATCCGTATCGGTTCTGAAGTATTTCATAACCTAGCAAAAGTATTGCATGAGAAAGGAATGAATACGGCAGTCGGTGATGAAGGTGGTTTCGCGCCTAACTTAGCGTCAAATGCTGATGCATTAGCCTGTATTAAAGAAGCGGTAGAAAAAGCAGGTTATGTATTAGGTCAAGATATTACTTTAGCGATGGACTGTGCTGCATCTGAGTTTTATAACAAAGAAACGGGTAAATATGTATTAAAAGGCGAAGGCGATAAAGAGTTTACTTCAGAAGAATTTACTCATTACTTAGAAAGCTTAACAGCCAATTACCCAATTGTATCTATTGAAGATGGCTTAGATGAAAGTGATTGGGATGGCTGGGCGTATCAAACTAAAGCATTAGGTCATAAGATCCAATTAGTCGGTGATGATCTATTTGTAACTAATACTAAAATCTTCAAAGAAGGTATTGAGAAAGGTATTGCTAATTCAATTTTAGTTAAAGTAAACCAAATCGGTACATTAACTGAATCTATTGCTGCAGTAAAAATGGCGAAAGATGCGGGTTATACAGCCGTAATTTCACATCGTAGTGGTGAGTCTGAAGATTCAACTATTGCTGATTTAGCTGTTGGTTTAGCTGCTGGGCAAATCAAAACAGGTTCAATGAGCCGTTCAGATCGTATTGCAAAATATAATCAATTAATTCGTATTGAAGAAGCATTAGGGAACAAAGCACCATTCCATGGATTAAAAGAAGTTAAAGGTCAATAA
- a CDS encoding CTP synthase, translating to MVTNYIFVTGGVVSSLGKGIAAASLAAILEARGLKVTMLKLDPYINVDPGTMSPIQHGEVFVTEDGAETDLDLGHYERFIRTKMTRKNNFTTGRIYSDVLRKERRGDYLGATVQVIPHITNAIKERVVEGAKGFDIAIVEVGGTVGDIESLPFLEAIRQLAVDVGRERTLFMHLTLVPYLPSSGEVKTKPTQHSVKELLSIGIQPDILICRSDRTVPANERAKIALFCNVPDKAVISLKDVDSIYKIPSLLKSQGLDSYVCNRFHLECPEANLAEWEQVIYEEANPIGEVTIGMVGKYTELPDAYKSVNEALKHGGLKNRLTVHIRYIDSEDLESKGTDMLKGLDGILIPGGFGYRGVEGKIVAARYAREHKIPYLGICLGLQVALIEFARNVAGIKDANSTEFVKDTASPVVALITEWSDESGEVVQRNENSDLGGTMRLGSQVCHLEPNSLVHNMYNKDSIVERHRHRYEVNNNLLPAIVEAGLKVTGLSTDRKLVEIIENPDHPWFVACQFHPEFTSTPRDGHPLFSSFICAAGEYQQR from the coding sequence ATGGTCACGAATTATATTTTTGTTACAGGCGGCGTTGTTTCTTCTTTAGGTAAGGGGATCGCTGCTGCATCATTGGCTGCAATCCTTGAAGCTCGAGGTCTAAAAGTGACCATGCTCAAGCTTGATCCTTATATCAATGTCGATCCAGGCACGATGAGTCCTATCCAACATGGAGAAGTTTTTGTCACTGAAGATGGGGCAGAAACAGATCTAGATTTAGGTCATTATGAACGATTTATACGTACTAAAATGACGAGAAAAAATAATTTTACCACGGGCCGAATCTATTCTGACGTCTTACGTAAAGAACGGCGTGGCGATTATTTAGGTGCAACAGTTCAAGTTATTCCGCATATTACTAATGCAATTAAAGAGCGAGTTGTTGAAGGTGCAAAAGGCTTTGATATTGCTATTGTTGAAGTCGGGGGTACGGTTGGTGATATAGAGTCATTGCCGTTTTTAGAAGCAATTAGACAACTTGCTGTTGATGTTGGGCGAGAACGTACTTTATTTATGCACTTAACTTTAGTGCCTTATTTGCCTTCATCAGGCGAAGTAAAAACTAAACCGACACAGCATTCAGTTAAAGAACTTTTATCAATTGGTATTCAACCCGATATTTTAATTTGCCGTTCAGATAGAACTGTTCCTGCAAATGAACGGGCAAAAATAGCACTATTTTGTAATGTACCTGATAAAGCAGTGATTTCCTTAAAAGATGTTGATTCTATTTATAAAATCCCTTCATTATTGAAATCACAAGGCTTAGATAGTTATGTTTGTAACCGTTTTCATTTAGAATGCCCAGAAGCTAATTTAGCGGAATGGGAGCAGGTTATCTATGAAGAAGCAAACCCAATAGGAGAAGTCACTATTGGAATGGTGGGCAAATATACTGAATTACCTGATGCTTATAAATCAGTTAATGAAGCATTAAAGCATGGCGGCTTAAAAAATCGTCTTACCGTACATATTCGTTATATTGATTCAGAAGATCTTGAATCAAAAGGTACGGATATGTTAAAAGGTTTAGATGGTATTTTAATTCCAGGTGGCTTTGGCTACCGTGGTGTAGAGGGTAAAATCGTTGCTGCTCGCTACGCAAGGGAGCATAAAATTCCTTATTTAGGCATCTGTCTTGGTTTACAAGTTGCATTAATTGAATTTGCACGTAATGTTGCTGGTATTAAAGATGCTAATTCAACTGAGTTTGTTAAAGATACCGCTAGCCCCGTTGTTGCGTTAATCACCGAATGGAGTGATGAATCTGGCGAGGTTGTTCAGCGTAATGAAAATAGCGATTTAGGCGGAACGATGCGATTAGGGTCGCAAGTATGCCATTTAGAGCCAAATTCGTTAGTACATAACATGTATAATAAAGATTCGATTGTTGAACGTCATCGTCACCGTTATGAAGTTAATAATAATTTATTACCGGCTATTGTTGAAGCTGGGCTTAAAGTGACTGGATTATCAACAGATAGAAAGCTCGTTGAGATTATTGAAAACCCCGATCATCCATGGTTTGTTGCTTGTCAGTTCCATCCAGAATTTACATCAACACCGCGAGATGGGCATCCCCTGTTTAGCAGTTTTATTTGCGCAGCAGGTGAATATCAACAGCGCTAA